ATTGCCTCCTTTTATGGGTTGGAGGGTGGAGGTAGGGTGGAtctctaccttttttttaacaaaataaaaaatggggtAAATATCTATGTAGAAAGCTAATGTATATTTGGATAcacattatatttttcattggtCTGAAGTAAACAATATGACAAGTTATTTTCATTGGTCTAACATAGACAATTTGACAAGGGACAAGTTTTCCGTTAAAGACCGACCAAAATCTAATAGAAAGATACATTTGTTATTCGGTCAAAACTCAGGactttaattgtcaaaatttcaaCCTCAAATCCTTGTCACATGCATAGACAAAACTCGAGAACTTTTTTCCACCAATTTCCCTTCTTTTTACTGCTTGTGTACTGCTCTTTTGGGCTCAACCAAGATATTGAAGTTTTGACAGCTTATAAAGTGCGACTTCTGCACCACATTTCAAATATTGGACattgaaatttcattttcttaacaTTTTGACTGCAATGGTTATAGTTTAGGTTCGAACAAGCAAGTTTAGCTGATTAAATTTCCACATAACTAAAAGCTGCTCCCCTTAAGCAAGGTTAAACAAACTGTAGTTCTTTCATATACCCCCGGTTCATGAATCTGATGAAACAAGAATAGTAAAAATGAATCGtaaagaattttaatttttctttttttaattcaataagcTTTTTCGATGCTCATAACTACAATTCCCGATTGCACAAATCCATCGGTTTCTAGATTCaaggtgtattttttttttttccttttttaacaaatctattccttccttcttcttttttttttttttgaaatgctcAGCCGGATTAGCTTCCCCCATCTGCACTCATCCGGCTAGCACAAGCACAAGAAATGGAACTCCGCTAATATTACAAATCTCACCCAATTCTCTGTACATATTTTGCCATATAATGAGAAGTGGACCGTACTGCCTTTGTGGTAGCTCAAGGCTGAGGTTTGGCCCCTTATATTCGAACCGGCAACCCAAAATTTTGGAAAGTTCTAATTTCCCCTCGACGGCCAGCAGTTACAATCACCAGACCCCAGGCTGGCATGTTTTGGTTTACACCATTGGAGAGATCCAGACTTAAACTAGGGCTGCTCCTGTTCCTGGTAGGTAGAAGAAGTTTTTCCTCTGGCCATGTTGCTGATattctatcaaaaaaataaccatttgatgCACTAGATATGGTTCCATGAAGAGGGCTATTTGAGCAACCGGATGCAGATTGTGAACTGCCGTTAATCTCCTCCACCGGTGTAGGAGGATGATTGGCTGTGGAGACCTCATCAAGACTCTTGTCAAGCCCGTTCTGTTCCTCGCAGTACGCATCTTGTAATCCCCAAGAGTCACCCAAGCCGGGCCAGGGGATAGCCGCCGTTACATCTTGGCAATGGAAAAGTTCATAAGAGTGTGTTACAGATACACCTTTGGTTCTACTAGGCCGGGAATTAGCTTCATGTTTCCACACATACACATTAGAATCCTCACTGGCAGAGACAACATATTTTCCATTTGCTGTGAGAGAGGCTGATATTTGGCTGTTTGTGTTACGAAACCCTGTCACAGAATCGACACCAACTTAAGCTGTGAAAATTATTCAAGTTTGAAATTGCACATGCCAATGTGGTAGAAGATATTGTTCGCAAGTAAACTCCCGGAATGCATACATAAATACACacataaaaaaggaagaagaagaagatatctTGGTCACAGGCATCCAGCAGAAACAGAGATGCCCCCAACAAACTACTTTTAATGAAGCACACAATGCCACTCAATCATTTTGCCGtagataaaaataaactttttcacACAACTTCTGTCCCTGTTTGTAGCACTCACAACTTCAATTTTCATACAATTACAATggaaattttaattatgcaCATTTGTTCAATGattgaaaacagaaaataagCTTGCAGCACTCAGTTTCCAACTATTTCTCATCTAAACATTGTACCCTATCTTATTGCAATTAAATAACCGATTTCGAACCCTATCTCTGCCATTCACCTCTTAttgcaattaaatatttttcatgtcgggtctcacctattaagtggtagtttgaacctacacatgttagaatataaattaaataattaaatttctttttctattagcttacacttttgggacaagtgatgatttaataaacctccctattattattattattttaaatcaaaaaagtgaaaattatgaTGACCCACGTAGGCCAACCTaagacattttatttatttatttttgaattctttttttttttaaaaaaaagaaaggggttattttggacattttaacAAAAGATgggtaaaattaaaaggaacTGAAACATGGGATAccaacattgcaaatttttaaactttgatatTATGATTACAAAACTGCTTCTTCAGGGGGTGTAACCATGTAAGTAAAATATAACCTAAAATTTAAGGCACGGTTTACAATATACATTAGGAATAAATGAAAACGATGTGCATGAAAGTGGAGCAGTGCCACATAACATTGGAATACCCCAACTCGGTGCCCAATCACCCCAGTTTTCAATCATGATATAAGATCAATCTAATAAGGTACTCGTGAACATCTAATCTAGTCAGGATCTGAAAATTGCCTTTGAACCCATGGAGACATCTCTCATTAGGCAGCTACCTTCAAATACTTTTAGTAAGGAGAAAACTGTTTCAAGTTGTCAAATGACAGTACAAATACTTAAAAAGCCCTTTTTCTATGTAATGACAGAAGTTTCGAGGATTGGGAGGTTGTTAGAGaatattctattttttatttttcaatacttTGTATTTGTGGACATATGTTTATGCGTCTCCTCTGACGTTTAGTTAtagtgattttcttgttctttttgctaaTTCTAATTAAGGTTAAggttatatatacatatacttcCTGTATATTTAGGGGccccttacgcttttaataatatttgttgattgcttattaagaaaataaaaaacaaaaacttagaAAGCCCTTTTCACAGTGTTTATAGGTTAGGTAGCAAAATAGACTAGAAATTGGGATCTAAGAAATCAAAGACCATATTTAAGAGAGAGCAAAACACAACGATGGACAACCACAACCACATGCAGTCAGAAGTTTCACCCAATGGCAAAATACTTAGAGCAAACGCTAGAAAAATCTTTACTGGTcagtaaatgaaaaattaacaCATGAACTTTTTAtggtgaaaattttcaattcagataCCTTCTGACCTAAAGTTCCTAGATACGTGATTTCACTAAGATGGTACAAAATAGGTCGAAAAGATACACAGATTATATAACTCAAGTAGGTAGGATTCAATATAAGACAATCCTCTCTGAGAATCACCAAGTCAATCACAACCAAGCTACACCATATTTCCAAAGGTCAAAGCTTTagcatatttaattaaaaaggcaaCCATAAAGATTCACAACAGGTTATCATGGTCCACAGTGGTGTTTTACCAAAACGGTTAACAATATGTTATTGTTGTTTAAAACTACTGAATTAACCATGATCCTTCCTAGAGATCAAATTGTCACAATCTTTTGAGTCACGAATCAGAAATATACTAGACTTAATCTAAGAGTTAGCCTTAAAGAGTTAGGGGCTATCAAGTTCAAAGCAATGTTTTTACCACTGTTTGCATTATGAAAATACCATTTAAGAACTTCGGGAACTAAAGAATCATATGCATCAACTTTTGGCAGTAGCATCATATCGATCACCAAATCAGGTTTAAGACAAAAAGTTCATGTATCAAGCACTTTCatatagctaaaataaaaataataataatgaagaaatcatttgatatatttaattctTACCTTTGAACTTGTGAACCAGATCAATACCATCAACAACTCGAATTCGTGAATCTGCAGAAGTGATGAGAACTTCTGATGAACTTCCTGGAGCAAACtgttcatttaaattttaaactgaTCAGCAACTAAAAGGATCATGCAAACTTGTTGCTCAAAGTAAACATAAAAACAAGCTTTGCAAGGGGAAAACTGAGTTGAATAAAGAAACAGTAAAGGAAATAAATCACCCATGCTCTTCATAGCTGAATGCATAAAAATCTCATAACATGATGGAGAATCGCCAAATTACCTGGAAACCAGTGATTTTCTTGTGATgagatttcttcttcttattctgcAGATTGATctgatttttttgttgtaatttattttctGAAAGTATGAATAGATATAGTTATTAATAGTTAATACGCAAAAACCTCGACTGATCCAGGCACACACATCACACAcaaaagcagagagagagagagagagagagagagagagaggagctcTATAAACTCGTACCAGACGTATTGTACAAACGGCAACTCCCCCTGTGTGAACCAACTAGTGCACCCTTCAGAAACCAACAAATCACCAAAGTTCCTGAGCTTATCGAACAATTTTATCTTATATAAATTGGACTTTTGTCTGCTACAGAAAGACTAAGCAAATTATCTACAACCAACCTGACCATCTGGTGTATAGCAAGCAGCAGTGACCATCTCACGTACATCATTCCAATCAACAACTTGACGATCGGGAATGCTCCATATCCGAACCTTAGTATCCAGAGATCCACTGATGAAGAATCTATCATCAGTAGGATTAAACTGGATGCAAGTCACTGTTTCAAGGCAGATCCAAGAAATGAAGTGTAATTAGCAATACAAACTAGTTCActgaaaatgaggaaaaaaaaactttatttcagATAGAGGAAAACCCACACTTAAAAAGAAATCAGAAAGTCATACTTTCAACtaaattagattttatttattgaacAGTAAAGCACTACTTTCTTTATAAACCCAAAAGCAAAACTAGGTAGTTCCATGCTTCAGATGATATTAGCAAGCCCTTCACTTTGTAAAGGAGTATCCATATCAATAGTGTAGCATTCAACAGGTAGTAAATGAGACACTGAACAAGGAATTTAAGTGCAAAAGGAGAGCGGGACATATTGACTTACCATAATCACTGTGCGAAAAAACTTTCAAACAAGACTTGCTAGACAGGTGCCACAGCCGCACTGTTTTGTCCATTGAAGATGAGAGCAAGTGCTGAAAAAAAAGGCACATATTTGTTAAGTCCTATCTTTGGCTCAAAATCCTACTAGAGATTTAATTACTTATCTTAAAGGCACATATCCAACTTTATTGAGAGTCCAATACTTAATTATTCAAGAAAACCTCCCTTGAGATTTTTGTACCTCAGCATCTATTACCTCTCACATCAAAGTTTAGCCACACTAGGAGGTTAAAATCTGTGCAACCAGGGCACTTCACTCTAGCAGCCTAGGTACATGCATGTTAACAGGACATTACCTGGGATAGGGTATGGCTACCAAACACCTCAAAATGGTGATCATTGGAAAACACGAAAAATACTTAGAAGTCTACTTGCACCCAACAATCATTCCCAAGTCCATAACATCAGCAAAACTAACCATATATCTGACAATTAAATACTAACTATAATTTAAACAAAGCAGGCAAAAATGAAACTTTAAAGTACTTTCAAAATTTAAGGCAAGTGATAACCTATTGGAAATGAACTAAAGTTCTTAACAAAAtcatggaaaaagaaaatttcaatgAAGGACAAGAGGAAATTAAGAAAAGAGACAATAGTGCTGTGTCAAAGGACACATTATCACCCTGCACATGGTCTCTATGATTAAAAGAGGCTAAACAATTAATCTTTGTATGCTTTATTAACtcaaaaagtaaatatactaACACAAAATCAAGATAATATGACACTTGACCAATAATACAATTATCCCCATGAAGTTCCATTTCCAGAAAGCAGGCAAATCACAAGCAGGACAAAACTATCTTCCACACTGCAGCATTTTGAAGACTACCAAATTGCCCTCTAGCAAGCGAAAAAGTCTACCACTCGTCTAAGCATAACCCAAGTTAACCTACACAACTAAAAATAGTATTCCATAAAGCACTAGCAATCTCACAATGAAGTAAAAGTTGATCCACTAACTCCCAACTCTTATTACACATATaacaccaatcaaccacaataaCATGCTGCTTTCTTAGGCTATCCATGATGAGGATCTTCCCTAAAGTagccgaccaagcaaagaacGATGCTCTCATGGGAACCCTATGCcgccaaatactcctccaagggaAAGGAGTACTATAACGCGGAACAAGAACATTGTAGAATGACCTAACATTGAACAAACATCTCTTAGAAGGTGCCGAGTAAAGCTTGTGTTCACAAGATTCATCCTTCACCCTGTTCTTACAAGGAGAGGAGGTGTATTTgaactagaaattaaaaaagtattCAGTATACATTCTGAACTAAATGATGCAATAGTAGAATAGAAGTTTTCTGTTCTACTTAGGTGGAGCAATCCGAACTCTCAACAGATATCAAATCTGATAAAAAGAAGATGAGTATATGTCCAACAACCATATTCTTTTTAGTCTAATAACCAACTGCTTCCACTAAAATACAAACTCTTTCAAACTATCTTCAGAAACAATATACTCCTTTGAAGTGACTTCGcctaaaaagtgaaaatatttgaCATGCTTTAATTGTTTATCTTATTGCAAAAAACAGTTTTGTCATTGCATTCATGTTATAATTTTCATGAATCCTACACAATTAACTGGttaataaattacaaaatgatATCTTTAATCTACTAATCTTTACCCGCTAACTACAAGTATAATTCCCCTGGAATACCACTACTTCCCAAGAGATTAAACCAGTGACCTGACTTCTATAGTGGGATTacaatattgatttttttttttttttgataagtaataaaccaatctAATTATTTCTGTAACTTTCTAGTTAAATAATCAGTGTAAACTCACCACTACAATTTTGTGATATGATATTTGGACCTATTTTATGTAAATAAAAGATCGAGCTCATCAAACATCAATGTATTGCAGCTTCACTGGTCGGTAAACAAAATCATACCTAAGAAAACATTGAAATAGAAACTAACCTGAGACTTGGACCATGACAGATCGAGCACATCATCAAGGTGTCCTTGAAATGAACAGATGGATTTTTCTGAAATGGAAAACACAGTCTCTGGCACCACGACATTATCCAAGCTCAATGATTTTCGGCTTACAGATGACCTCccccttctcttcttttctagaTGATTGTCCATACTTGGAGACCAGGAAGTTGGTTCTGGCGACCCATTGGCAATaaacaacaaattcaaattcacATCATCTGCTTTCTCCATCAACAGATCCCCCTTCCTCTCAGACTCCACAACCTGCCAAACATGAATAACACGATCTTCACCAGCACTAGCAAGATACTTCCCATCCAAACTAAACTTAATGCTCCATATAGATCCATTATGGGCCTGTATCTCTTGGCTCTTGTAGAGCGCGGTGAGCTCTTTACATGATTTCCCATACTGCCTAACCCTCACTCTTTCTGGCCCATGAAACGAAACATCCTGGCTATCATCCGTCGCAGAGCTCGACCTTCTCCCACCCTTCTCCGATGAGGTATCCCTCTCGTCACTGCTCCGTCTCTCCTTATGACCTGTCACCGAGCTCGCCACATTCCTTATACTCTTTAACCAACtccccttcttcttcatcttcatcccGCTTCCACCAACCCCATTCGCATTCGAATCCAAGTTATCCTTATTCCCATCCTCCACGTTCTGCCGCCGCATCAATTCTTGAACAATCGGCGAGTGCCCAACACTCATCTCAAACTCCTCCATGGTCAACTGCTTCCCAGTCTCCACTTCCTTAAGTTTGTTCCACATCCCATCTTCCCTAATCTCATTCACCACAAACTCCTTCCCATTGTCGAGGTTCTTAATCAAGCAAACTTTCTCACTTTCCTTCCCAACCCCATTACAATCCAAACCCGCCTCAACCTCCCCACCACCACCTACATTACTATCAAGATTAGCATTCGAATCGCCACGAATCTCATCTGCCTTTTTGGAACTACTCTTCCCAATGGGCGGCTTATTCGGCGAAGCGGCAGCACTAGCAACCGGAGATTTTGATCCTCCATTGCTATTACCGCTCCGCGACTTAACAAGAACTTGATTGCCAAGACAACTGCTATTACTATCATTATTATTTACAAGAGAAACCGAAGAAGAATGAATTGAAAGAATTGGAGGAGAACAAACAGAGGACGTAGAGGGTAAAACATCACATTGACGATCATTCCCGTCTGATTTCGATCGGACGATGGTGGAGGCGGCGGGGAGATTGGTCAGGCGATCGGACGACGCCGATCGGGCGAAGTCACCGCCGAATCCGAAATCCCGGGTGGTGGGCCTGGCTCGGGACAAGGAGGGGTCGTTGCTGAGGCCCAACTGGCTGAGGAGGCGGGAGCGTCGCTCGGAGACGGAGGAGGGCTCGGAGATCCAAACGTCGTACTTGTTGGAGGAAGAGACGGCCGTCGGGAATTTGGGGACCGACCCATAATTGGGGGAGGCACAGGAAACGGCGTCGTTGTCGTCGTTGTCGGAGTTGGAATTGGAGCAGGAGCAAGAGGAGGAGACGATGCGGTCGAGGGACTCGTAGAAGCAGTCGTGGTCTTCGTCggtgttgttattgttgttattgTCGTCGTCGTCGGCTTTGCTCATCGTTTAGCGCTAATATACCTCGCGGGCATTTCCCATTTCAATGGAGAAATGCCCGGGGGATGAATTGGATCCGAATGGCCGACTCTTATCTCTGTCCGCGTGTGAAACGGCGGCGTTTTGGGTTCGATCTGTTGGATTCTTGGGGAATTCGGCGGGATCGGACAAGGAAAGTTGTGGGTTTTGGGGTTGGAACGCAGATccaatgtgagagagagaaagagaaagagagagagagagagttgttgAGGGAACGAAGTCCTATGCTGTGGGGAGTTGGGGTTCGGGCAATGTTTTTGTTTCGTACTcacagagagagatagagagagagactgCGAGAGAGAAGAGAGACTTCTTTCCTCAATGGGAAATTGTGAGAAACGGAAATGCAAATGGAAATGGGGATTATAGAGGTTTTaatggaaaatttaaaaaataatgaaattctTTTGGGTTTTCATGGATGGGTACACCGTTTGGCCTTTAAACtattatttatttccatttttggtttttctaataatttcaacaactatatatatatatatatatatatatatattaatatatgtgGTTGATATAATCTTCAATTTTACCAAAAAAGCAGGGTACTATTAACTATACCCCATTTTCCTTTTGGTGAAGGCCACTGGCAATTGATGAGGATAGCCATTCATTtcaattttccaaaataatgGAGAAGAACATCTAACCTAAATATCAAATTCACTCCCCCTAAGCAATTACAAACTTGTTTCTATGAGgcaaattaaaaattcactTCAAAAGTttctaagaggtagctcaatcggctgggatcacgcttaatgaagtgaagaacactagttcgaatccccccttaTTTGGACGTATTTTTTGTATTGTAATTTTCGTTTCCGGTCGATTGTTAGAGTCCTTGAGAAGCCAATTccttttttggaaaattttgtcttaaatatttttctgtattattagaaaagaaaaacccaacccctaacaaaaaaaacaaaatctacccTTTACTCGAAAGTTTTCAATTATGACAAATTGATGAAGAGAACCACTAGCAAAGATGGTGCATGGTATTGTTGGCACTTGCACCAACTTTTTGTGCTAACCATAACTTAAACCAATAATTAGCCTCATTGATAGCTATAAACATGAATTTTGCTTCACTAATAATGAAAtctattgaaaatatttttagggcCCAATGAAAGCGGTACCAAttactaaaaaagtaatattatttagtaaattattatatgaTTATCATATATCTTAACGAACTGAATACGAAAATTAACTCTTAGATAAACActtgtaagaaaaaataattaattttcactatCATATAATTCTAATTTTATAACAGTTTACTGAATATTATTACTCAATTCTAAACCATTTTGGCTCTAGTAAGTTTGGTGATGCTATTTGGCTCCGTTtggtgatttttattttttattttcttttactttctattttaattattagtcaagatattaataaacaattttttcataaaacactaaaaaagaaactcaaaattct
This genomic interval from Corylus avellana chromosome ca3, CavTom2PMs-1.0 contains the following:
- the LOC132175164 gene encoding uncharacterized protein LOC132175164; translated protein: MSKADDDDNNNNNNTDEDHDCFYESLDRIVSSSCSCSNSNSDNDDNDAVSCASPNYGSVPKFPTAVSSSNKYDVWISEPSSVSERRSRLLSQLGLSNDPSLSRARPTTRDFGFGGDFARSASSDRLTNLPAASTIVRSKSDGNDRQCDVLPSTSSVCSPPILSIHSSSVSLVNNNDSNSSCLGNQVLVKSRSGNSNGGSKSPVASAAASPNKPPIGKSSSKKADEIRGDSNANLDSNVGGGGEVEAGLDCNGVGKESEKVCLIKNLDNGKEFVVNEIREDGMWNKLKEVETGKQLTMEEFEMSVGHSPIVQELMRRQNVEDGNKDNLDSNANGVGGSGMKMKKKGSWLKSIRNVASSVTGHKERRSSDERDTSSEKGGRRSSSATDDSQDVSFHGPERVRVRQYGKSCKELTALYKSQEIQAHNGSIWSIKFSLDGKYLASAGEDRVIHVWQVVESERKGDLLMEKADDVNLNLLFIANGSPEPTSWSPSMDNHLEKKRRGRSSVSRKSLSLDNVVVPETVFSISEKSICSFQGHLDDVLDLSWSKSQHLLSSSMDKTVRLWHLSSKSCLKVFSHSDYVTCIQFNPTDDRFFISGSLDTKVRIWSIPDRQVVDWNDVREMVTAACYTPDGQGALVGSHRGSCRLYNTSENKLQQKNQINLQNKKKKSHHKKITGFQFAPGSSSEVLITSADSRIRVVDGIDLVHKFKGFRNTNSQISASLTANGKYVVSASEDSNVYVWKHEANSRPSRTKGVSVTHSYELFHCQDVTAAIPWPGLGDSWGLQDAYCEEQNGLDKSLDEVSTANHPPTPVEEINGSSQSASGCSNSPLHGTISSASNGYFFDRISATWPEEKLLLPTRNRSSPSLSLDLSNGVNQNMPAWGLVIVTAGRRGEIRTFQNFGLPVRI